From a single Vicugna pacos chromosome 4, VicPac4, whole genome shotgun sequence genomic region:
- the LOC102545651 gene encoding small ribosomal subunit protein eS6-like, which yields MKLNISFPATGCQKLIEVDDERKLRTFYEKRMATEVAADALGEEWKGYVVRISGGNDKQGFPMKQGVLTHGRVRLLLSKGHSCYRPRRTGERKRKSVRGCIVDANLSVLNLVIVKKGEKDIPGLTDTTVPRRLGPKRASRIRKLFNLSKEDDVRQYVVRKPLNKEGKKPRTKAPKIQRLVTPRVLQHKRRRIALKKQCTKKNKEEAAEYVKLLAKRMKEAKEKRQEQIAKRRRLSSLRASTSKSESSQK from the coding sequence ATGAAGCTGAACATCTCTTTCCCGGCCACCGGCTGCCAGAAACTCATTGAAGTGGACGATGAACGCAAACTTCGTACCTTTTATGAGAAGCGCATGGCCACAGAAGTTGCTGCTGACGCTTTAGGTGAAGAATGGAAGGGTTATGTGGTCCGAATCAGTGGTGGGAACGACAAACAAGGTTTCCCCATGAAGCAGGGTGTTTTGACCCATGGCCGAGTCCGCCTGCTACTGAGTAAGGGGCACTCCTGTTACAGGCCAAGGAGGACTGGAGAAAGAAAGCGCAAATCTGTACGGGGCTGTATTGTGGATGCCAATCTGAGTGTTCTCAATTTGGTCATCGTGAAAAAAGGGGAGAAGGATATTCCTGGACTCACTGATACTACCGTGCCTCGTCGCCTGGGGCCCAAAAGAGCTAGCAGAATCCGCAAACTTTTCAACCTCTCTAAAGAAGATGATGTTCGCCAGTATGTTGTGAGAAAGCCCCTCAACAAAGAAGGTAAGAAACCTAGGACCAAAGCTCCCAAGATTCAGCGTCTTGTTACCCCACGTGTTCTGCAACACAAACGTCGGCGTATTGCTCTGAAGAAACAGTGTACtaagaagaacaaagaagaggCTGCAGAATATGTTAAACTTTTGGCTAAGAGGATGAAGGAGGCCAAAGAAAAACGCCAGGAACAGATTGCCAAGAGACGGAGGCTGTCCTCTTTGAGAGCTTCTACCTCTAAGTCTGAATCCAGTCAAAAATGA
- the SLC35D2 gene encoding nucleotide sugar transporter SLC35D2 isoform X5 produces MAVTIMILYVSKLNKIIHFPDFDKKIPIKLFPLPLLYVGNHISGLSSTSKLSLPMFTVLRKFTIPLTLLLETIILGKQYSLNIIISVFAIILGAFIAAGSDLAFNLEGYIFVFLNDIFTAANGVYTKQKMDPKELGKYGVLFYNACFMIIPTLIISVSTGDLQQATEFNQWRNVLFIIQFLLSCFLGTRVSVPCCPFLLCCCHTARCLLPCPRFLLMYATVLCSYYNSALTTAVVGAIKNVSVAYIGMLVGGDYIFSVLNFVGLNICMAGGLRYSFLTLSSQLKPKPTVDEENIPQDYKA; encoded by the exons ctgtttcctctgcctctcCTCTACGTTGGAAACCACATAAGTGGATTATCAAGCACAAGTAAATTAAG CCTGCCGATGTTCACTGTGCTCAGGAAATTTACCATTCCACTCACTCTGCTCCTGGAAACCATCATACTCGG gaAACAGTATTCTTTGAACATTATCATCAGTGTCTTTGCCATCATTCTTGGTGCTTTCATAGCAGCTGG ctctgacctTGCTTTTAACTTGGAAGGCTATATTTTTGTATTCCTGAATGATATCTTCACAGCAGCGAATGGAGTTTATACCAAGCAGAAAATGGACCCAAAG GAGTTAGGTAAATATGGAGTGCTTTTCTACAACGCCTGCTTCATGATTATCCCAACTCTCATCATCAGCGTGTCCACTGGAGACCTTCAACAG GCTACTGAATTCAACCAATGGAGGAACGTTCTATTTATCATACAGtttcttctttcctgttttttgGG TACCCGTGTGTCTGTCCCTTGCTGCCCCTTCTTGCTCTGCTGCTGTCACACAGCACGGTGTCTGCTTCCTTGCCCCAGGTTTCTGCTGATGTACGCCACAGTTCTGTGCAGCTACTACAATTCGGCCCTGACGACAGCAGTGGTTGGAGCCATCAAG AATGTGTCCGTTGCCTACATTGGGATGTTAGTTGGTGGAGACTACATTTTCTCGGTGTTAAACTTTGTCGGGTTAAATATTTG cATGGCAGGGGGCTTGAGATATTCCTTTCTAACTTTAAGCAGCCAGTTAAAACCTAAACCAACCGTGGACGAAGAAAACATCCCTCAAGACTACAAGGCCTAG